Proteins co-encoded in one uncultured Flavobacterium sp. genomic window:
- a CDS encoding 4'-phosphopantetheinyl transferase superfamily protein, with protein sequence MIGNDVIDIIQSRHESNWQRKGFIQKLFTANEQLMISNAPDPEIMVWLFWSMKEAAYKIYNRQTKRREYIPKKLLCSVVSQDNDYIIGKVNCAQNIYHTKTILSQESIHTLAVNYLDDLKNVIEIENKGIFKDNNGIPYLYNFLSNTFQDVSISHHGRFEKVVTLDI encoded by the coding sequence ATGATTGGCAATGATGTCATCGATATCATACAATCACGTCATGAAAGCAATTGGCAACGCAAAGGGTTCATACAAAAACTCTTTACTGCTAATGAGCAATTAATGATCTCAAATGCACCAGATCCCGAAATCATGGTCTGGTTGTTTTGGAGCATGAAAGAAGCAGCTTATAAAATTTACAATCGGCAAACAAAACGAAGAGAATATATTCCTAAAAAATTACTTTGTTCTGTAGTATCACAAGACAACGATTATATTATTGGAAAAGTGAATTGTGCCCAAAATATCTATCATACAAAAACAATTCTCTCACAAGAAAGTATCCATACTTTAGCAGTTAATTATTTAGACGACTTGAAGAATGTTATTGAGATTGAAAACAAAGGCATTTTTAAAGACAATAATGGTATTCCATACTTATACAATTTTCTATCTAATACATTTCAGGATGTTTCTATCAGTCATCACGGCAGGTTTGAAAAAGTGGTAACATTAGATATTTGA
- a CDS encoding acyl carrier protein has product MNKEELIAQLKVIIKPYTTNTEAYDNLTEGTDFINDLSINSANLVDIVLDIEETFNIVIDNTDMERMLDVKTAVEIIATKLAAK; this is encoded by the coding sequence ATGAACAAAGAAGAACTTATAGCTCAATTAAAAGTAATTATAAAACCGTACACAACAAATACTGAAGCTTATGATAATCTTACGGAAGGTACAGATTTCATTAATGATCTAAGTATCAATTCGGCTAATCTGGTAGATATTGTCCTTGATATCGAAGAAACTTTTAATATCGTAATTGATAATACGGACATGGAACGTATGCTTGATGTTAAAACCGCTGTAGAAATTATAGCAACTAAACTGGCAGCAAAATGA
- a CDS encoding beta-ketoacyl-[acyl-carrier-protein] synthase family protein translates to MSKRVVITGLGVVAPNGVGLPEFTHSIKNGVSGIRYDAQLQELQFSCQIAGQPQISDELKSECFTELELRGFSSTGILYGVIAGIEAWKNAGLSIENNDDPDWDSGTIFGSGTSGIDKFRECIYKIDELQVRRLGSTVVAQTMNSGVSAYLGGKLGLGNQVTTNSSACTTGTEAILMAYDRIQSGQAKRILAGSTGDSGPYIWGGFDALRVCSSKYNDNPENGSRPMSASAAGFVPGSGAGALVIEDLETALERGATIYAEILGGNVNSGGQRANGSMTAPNSIAVQRCITSAINNSGISANDIDAINGHLTATTKDSLEIENWTKALGRSGTDFPYINSLKSMTGHCLSAAGSVESIAAVLQLHEGFIFGNTNCEDLHPEITELIDPSKVPLKTININPSIIAKASFGFGDVNACIIFKKFQK, encoded by the coding sequence ATGAGTAAACGAGTTGTAATAACAGGATTAGGTGTAGTGGCTCCCAATGGAGTTGGACTTCCCGAATTTACACATTCTATAAAAAACGGAGTCTCCGGAATTAGATATGATGCGCAATTGCAGGAATTGCAATTTTCTTGTCAGATCGCGGGTCAGCCACAAATATCAGACGAACTGAAATCAGAATGCTTTACAGAACTTGAATTAAGAGGTTTTAGCAGCACTGGTATTTTATATGGTGTTATCGCAGGTATAGAAGCCTGGAAAAATGCCGGATTATCAATAGAAAACAATGACGATCCTGATTGGGACAGCGGAACTATTTTTGGATCTGGCACATCCGGAATAGATAAATTTCGGGAATGCATTTATAAAATAGACGAATTACAAGTCCGAAGACTTGGCAGCACTGTAGTAGCACAAACGATGAACAGTGGTGTAAGCGCTTATCTTGGCGGTAAATTAGGACTCGGCAATCAAGTGACCACAAATTCATCAGCCTGTACAACTGGTACAGAAGCTATTTTAATGGCTTACGACCGTATACAATCCGGACAAGCGAAACGAATACTCGCCGGAAGCACTGGCGATAGCGGTCCTTATATTTGGGGCGGATTTGATGCTTTACGGGTTTGCAGCTCTAAATATAATGATAATCCAGAAAATGGCTCTCGTCCAATGAGCGCCTCCGCAGCAGGATTTGTACCTGGTAGTGGTGCCGGAGCATTAGTTATAGAAGATTTAGAAACTGCTCTGGAAAGAGGCGCCACCATTTATGCCGAAATATTAGGGGGAAATGTAAACTCTGGCGGACAGCGCGCAAACGGAAGTATGACAGCACCAAATAGTATTGCTGTACAACGATGTATTACAAGTGCCATTAATAATTCAGGTATTTCAGCAAATGATATTGATGCGATAAACGGTCATCTTACTGCCACTACAAAAGATAGTCTCGAAATCGAAAACTGGACTAAAGCACTAGGAAGAAGTGGTACTGATTTTCCATACATCAATTCTTTAAAAAGCATGACCGGACATTGTCTGAGTGCTGCCGGAAGCGTTGAAAGTATTGCTGCAGTTTTACAGCTTCATGAAGGTTTTATATTTGGCAACACCAATTGTGAAGATCTTCATCCGGAAATTACGGAACTTATTGATCCGTCAAAAGTTCCTTTAAAAACGATAAACATTAACCCTTCTATAATTGCCAAAGCAAGTTTTGGTTTTGGCGATGTTAACGCCTGTATCATCTTTAAAAAATTTCAAAAATAA